The Chanos chanos chromosome 6, fChaCha1.1, whole genome shotgun sequence genome includes a region encoding these proteins:
- the LOC115815423 gene encoding inter-alpha-trypsin inhibitor heavy chain H3-like: MALVWIMLLFCVCICVCVPAGYDGAPVISNHSEQELEVVSMRIDCKVASRFAHTIVTTVALNKANMSKEAFFDMELPKTAFITNFTMETEGRVYVGEVKEKEKAKKQYEKAVSTGQTAGLVKASGRKMEMFSMSVNVAANSNVTFVLTYEELLQRRLGTYEMMIRVKPKELVQHFEIVADVYEPQGITFLDVNATFITNELLPLVQKTVTDKKAHVSFCPTLEQQKTCPDCANTLIDGDFFIKYDVNRAERLGDIQIVNGYFVHFFAPDDLAKIPKSVVFVLDVSTSMKGTKIQQTQEALETILNDLHEEDYFTLVLFDNTVDPWSPSLKKATQENVEEAKDFVKTMQAEGGTDINSAVMKAVEILINDTKNNLLPEESASMVVLLTDGNPTHGETNRQRIQENVHHAINGTMSLFCLGYGYNLDYGFLDAMARQNNGLARRIYEASDAALQLQGFYDEVASPLLLEVDMHYPENMVNSLTESHFKQLFSGSEIVVAGRLIDTKMNGFLIEVSAQGVDEEFTVHGWASATEWDIIYTEDEYIFGDITERLWAYLTIQQLLDKRDIGTPEERENFTAEALDLSLRYSFVTPLTTMVINNPQTDKQGDYMLIADKLTEDQRQPTSQGYYAPPTPQLTQHSNRYSQSINFADGDPHIIVELPEQNDALCFNVDSTPGSIFNLLRDPKSGIFVNGQTIENKKADRGSQVNTYFGRFGIIHENLGVKLMVSTKEIVISESDEQIKLVWSDTASIKGPNMDVRLTKDRTLTVTLRNSVKFVIILHKVWEKHPYHQDFLGFYTLDSHLLSPSVHGLLGQFYHGVKFEVSDLYEGQDPDKPDATMFVKGHELRVNRGWRRDFRHDIKNGENVPCWFIHNNGKGVIDGTVSDYIVSGLFKTI; the protein is encoded by the exons ATGGCTCTAGTGTGGATCatgctgctgttttgtgtatgtatttgtgtgtgtgttcctgctgGATACGATGGAGCACCGGTTATTTCAAACCACAGTGAGCAAGAG CTTGAGGTGGTGAGCATGAGGATCGACTGTAAAGTGGCATCACGTTTTGCCCACACAATTGTGACTACTGTGGCTCTGAACAAGGCTAACATGTCTAAGGAAGCATTTTTTGACATGGAGTTACCCAAGACTGCCTTCATCACCAACTTCACCAT GGAGACTGAAGGTCGGGTTTACGTGGGTGAggtaaaggagaaagaaaaagctaAGAAGCAGTATGAGAAAGCTGTATCCACAGGGCAGACTGCTGGCCTGGTAAA GGCTTCAGGGAGGAAGATGGAGATGTTCTCCATGTCAGTCAACGTTGCTGCCAACAGTAATGTCACATTTGTACTTACTTATGAGGAGCTGCTCCAGCGACGTCTTGGCACCTACGAGATGATGATCCGTGTTAAACCCAAAGAGTTGGTTCAGCACTTTGAG ATTGTTGCAGATGTCTATGAACCACAGGGTATTACTTTCCTGGATGTCAATGCCACGTTTATCACAAATGAACTGCTTCCCCTGGTACAGAAAACTGTCACTGATAAAAAG GCACACGTGTCCTTCTGCCCAACACTGGAGCAGCAGAAAACATGTCCTGACTGTGCCAACACACTGATTGATGGTGATTTCTTCATCAAATATGATGTGAACCGTGCAGAGCGTCTTGGTGATATTCAG ATAGTAAATGGGTACTTTGTACACTTTTTTGCCCCAGATGATTTGGCAAAAATACCaaaaagtgttgtgtttgtgttagatgTCAGTACATCCATGAAGGGAACCAAAATACAGCAG ACCCAAGAAGCACTAGAGACCATTCTAAATGACTTACATGAAGAAGACTACTTTACATTGGTTTTGTTTGATAATACCGTTGATCCTTGGTCACCCTCACTAAAAAAAGCTACACAGGAGAATGTGGAAGAAGCTAAGGATTTTGTCAAAACAATGCAGGCTGAAGGCG GCACCGATATAAACTCTGCAGTCATGAAAGCAGTGGAGATTCTAATTAATGATACGAAAAACAACTTGCTTCCTGAGGAAAGCGCATCCATGGTGGTCCTACTGACTGATGGAAATCCAACTCATG GTGAGACAAATAGACAAAGGATCCAGGAGAATGTGCATCATGCTATTAACGGGACTATGAGTCTGTTCTGCCTGGGTTATGGCTATAACCTTGACTATGGTTTCTTGGATGCGATGGCCAGGCAGAACAATGGTCTGGCCAGAAGAATCTACGAGGCTTCAGATGCTGCTCTTCAGCTACAG GGTTTCTATGATGAAGTGGCTAGCCCACTATTGTTGGAAGTGGACATGCATTACCCAGAGAACATGGTGAATTCATTAACTGAGAGCCACTTTAAGCAGCTCTTCAGCGGCTCCGAAATCGTGGTCGCTGGGCGTCTGATTGACACAAAGATGAACGGCTTTCTGATTGAAGTGTCTGCGCAGGGG GTGGATGAGGAGTTCACAGTCCACGGTTGGGCCAGTGCTACAGAGTGGGATATTATATATACTGAGGATGAATACATCTTTGGAGACATCACTGAGCGTCTGTGGGCATACCTGACTATACAACAGCTCTTGGATAAGAG AGACATAGGCACAcctgaggagagggagaattTTACTGCTGAGGCCTTGGACCTCTCCCTGCGTTACAGCTTTGTCACCCCACTCACCACCATGGTGATCAATAACccacagactgacaaacaggGAGATTACATGCTCATTGCAGACAAACTGACTGAAG ATCAGAGGCAACCTACAAGTCAGG GTTACTATGCTCCGCCCACTCCTCAGCTGACCCAGCATTCCAACAGGTACAGTCAGTCCATCAATTTTG CGGACGGAGATCCACACATTATTGTTGAGCTGCCGGAACAGAACGATGCTCTCTGCTTTAATGTTGATAGCACACCAGGGTCCATCTTCAACCTGTTGAGGGACCCAAAGTCAG GTATTTTTGTCAATGGGCAAACAATAGAAAATAAGAAGGCTGACAGGGGCAGCCAGGTGAATACCTATTTTGGGCGTTTTGGGATTATTCATGAAAATCTGGGTGTCAAACTGATGGTGAGCACAAAGGAGATTGTCATATCTGAGAGTGACGAACAGATAAAGCTCGTCTGGTCTGATACCGCCTCCATCAAGGGACCAAA TATGGATGTGCGGCTCACTAAGGACCGGACTCTGACAGTGACCCTTAGGAACTCTGTGAAATTTGTCATCATCCTCCACAAAGTGTGGGAAAAACATCCGTACCATCAGGACTTCCTGGGCTTCTACACCCTGGACAGccacctcctctccccctctgttcaTGGCCTGCTTG gacAGTTTTACCATGGTGTGAAGTTTGAGGTGAGTGATTTATACGAAGGGCAGGATCCAGACAAACCAGATGCCACCATGTTTGTGAAAGGACATGAGCTCAGAGTGAATAG AGGATGGAGGCGAGACTTCAGACATGACATAAAGAATGGAGAGAATGTGCCCTGCTGGTTCATTCATAACAATGGCAAAGGAGTCATCGATGGAACCGTCTCAGACTACATTGTCTCTGGGCTCTTTAAGACCATCTGA
- the mustn1b gene encoding musculoskeletal embryonic nuclear protein 1b has protein sequence MSEPGQVKKKKRPPVKEEDLKGARSKLGLRGEVKSKTYEVMIECERMGKVAPSVFSGVRSGAETALEKPQPPAGSVFGK, from the exons ATGTCTGAG ccaggACAAGTTAAGAAGAAGAAGCGTCCACCGGTGAAGGAGGAGGACCTGAAAGGAGCCCGCAGTAAACTGGGCCTGAGGGGTGAAGTCAAGAGCAAGACATATGAGGTCATGATTGAGTGTG agCGTATGGGAAAAGTGGCACCTTCTGTGTTCAGTGGAGTTCGTTCAGGAGCAGAGACTGCTCTGGAAAAGCCCCAACCTCCTGCAGGCAGTGTGTTTGGCAAATAG